The following DNA comes from Pristis pectinata isolate sPriPec2 chromosome 8, sPriPec2.1.pri, whole genome shotgun sequence.
CCCTAGAAAGCTGCATTCTGCGGACATGCCGAGCAGAAGACGTGGACTGGGAGGCTTTCTTCTGATCGATTTGAGAATGGGTTATACGCAGCATACAAACAAGACAGGGAACAGTGGGCAAACCTGTCGTACTCAGACCTTATGGGGACGCTTTCTGCCCCAGTCCCCGTCCGCCTTTTGATTTGCTGCACTGATGCCTATGTATATCAGTTGTATCCAATACCCGATTCCCTCCCTAAAGCTGATTTTGCAGAGCCGGTCCATCATGTACGTGcgaaacacgataatgctggagaaactcagcaggccaggcatcatccgtggagaaaagcaggcggtcaaagtttcgggtcaggacccttcttcaggactcaagttcctccagcatcatcgtgtttttcttccagattccagcatctgcagtccttcgtttctctcATCATGTACGTGCGTTGTATCTTGTCAAAGGCATTATCCTGGTCCAAGATGATCAGGCAAgtgtccacccccacccccacccctcttgcACACAGTGAATGATACCCCCAACACATAAGGCTGGTAAAGATTTTCTTGCTGGGTACAGTACAAGTTTGGTCCAAGTGGATCAGCTGTTCCAGAACAGACCTGATCCAATTGACGATGGCCATGGACAGGaacttataatccacattcaacagtgatatAGGTCTCCAATTTCTGCCTGCAGAAGAGGGTGGTGATGCCCTGATGCTGTGCTAAACCTGCAGGGTTGCTGAAGGTGTtgcacaactttgcatcttttaCTGTTTCTGTCTAGAGTCTGGATGTGCTGTCCATTCTGTTGTCGCCACTGACGGATTGCCCAGCCACATCGATGATGTAGTTGAAGTTATCGGCCAGAATGGACGTCgccagcagtggtgggagctgTTGCAAGACAGTGCACGTTTTGTATGGGCGAAGGGTACACATTAATTAATTGAAGTGGAGTGTTTTGGTGCACTAAGTCCACCTAGAGGAGTCCACCAAGCACCTCTTTGACTTTAGTGATGGAAGTTACTTCCCCGCAGCAGGATACCCAGACCAGCAGTGCGACAATCGTTGACCGAACCATACTGACAACCGCGGGATCACCATCGAGACAACTCTGATAGCTGCGGAGGTGTGGCAGTCCACACTCTTGTAGAAAAGTTACATCCGTcttgaccttggcaaggtattCTAAGGTGTCAACACATCGTTCAGTGTTGTTCGCCGTATGCACGTTGAGTGATGCGAATTTCAAATTCATCCCTCACATTTCAGGCGGGGCTGTGAGCTTGGACAGCAGTTGCCGCAAACAGGACGGAGGTCGGATCCACCGCTATCCAGGGGAACCATAACACCAATTCCTTCAAGCAAAGATGTCCcaattttagatttatttttcgTGAGCCTGATTTAGCATTAGCGCAAACTGTAGCATAACAAAATGGATGCAATGAAACTTCGAGGCATCTATCCTCACCTCATTCTGTATCTAACCTTCCCTGCTCCATCCTCACTCTTCCCAACCAACTTGGTTTCTAACTGACTGGAAGAGCTGATACGTTTTACCTGTTTCTGCTCCATTTCCCTGCTCCCGCGCCATACCAATTATTCCATCAGTTGTAAACTTCTAATCGTTTTGAATATGTACTGCAAGTGCAATCCGTGTCCCGTCTCTCTGCTCTCACTGCTGCTTCAGCATTgaatgtgtgaaaaaaaacttccacTTCACTGAGAGGTTCTTGACAGGGACCTGCTACAGGTCAGGACCCTTGGGACTCGTGCCTGCAATAAACATGTCTACCTGGGTATTAATCCAGTATTGTCCGTATCTCTGCACTATTTAGGGATATAAAGAAAGGGAGAGCAGGTAACCGCTCACTGTCTGTTTTAGGTCTCCGGTGTGCGGATTCTTGGAACTTAGCTTCAGGATAAGAGTGACACTGTACAGGTGGGTACAACTGATGGAGTGAGAAATTTATGGGCCGGTGTGGTAAAGCGTCCCGTGCATTGCCTCTTTGACATTCCAGAAGTTGTTTGATAAGGTTTTGCATGAGCGATTATTAAAGAAGACGAACGCATCGGATTTGAGGTCGCCACCTTGGGTGTTGCTGCCTGACAGAGTCACCAGAGAGACCAAAGAGTGATCcagtgagagggaaatggagaacgGGGTTCACGGGAGCCGTTCTGGAGGCCTTCATTCAGCGGGTCCGGTTTGTCCTGCAGCTCGAGACGAGCGAGCGGACTCAGCCCGTGTAAaggagaagtgggaatgttccTGACAGTGAATTATCGTCGAGGTCCCAGGAGAGGAGGGAGTGTAGGCCACTAAACATAAAAACGGGGCGATTCGTGAAGAGGGGCATGTTATTGCTGGTGGCAGGACCGGGGACACGTTGGACATAGATGAATTTACCAGCGCCACGAATGGCATACGGGGTCCACACAAGCACTGAGTGAAAGAGAACGTCAGTCCGACACCCCAACCCCTCTCTCCACTACCCGTCAGGCAGTAAGACGTCAAAGGAGGGGTTTCCAAAGCTCAGCTCCTGTGCTGTTGAAGAAAGTGAGAAACTCAGCCGGAACAAGGTAAACTGAGGCAATGTGTGAATCCGTGTGGGAGCAACAGCGGAGAGAGACGAGGTCCTGCTGAAGCATGTTGACTGGAGACGAATGCTTATTGGACCAGGGTCACGTTAGGTGCGTCCTGTAATGAACTGCCGCTGACTGTCTCTATTTCCCTATAGACAGAGAAACATCACACACCTAAAGACAAAGAGGATCACCGAGCCCACAACCTCTCAGAGAAAGCGTTGGAAACAGGGGTCGTCGCACAGAATGTTCAGTGAGAGACAAAGAACGGGATTGGGAGGAGCCAAATCCAGGTTGGTGAGGACACGCCGCACCTTGTGTCTCCGCAGCACCTCCTGCCTCAGCACAATCTGCTAGCGTAGTATAAAGCCAGTGCTCAACTTTCTAAGTATGGCCATCTGAATTACCGTTGGTATTCTCTAATCTCCAGCCAGTGAGCCCAGAAATAGCACCACATTCCCCATCACTGATGTCCACTCACCTCTGACACCGCTCCATCCcgccccccaccacacacacacacacacatagagagagagagagagagagagagagagagagagggggggggggagagagagaatcccCAGCGCTTTGGCTCGCCCATgtgcctccccccaccaccccgctACCCCCACCACTGTCAACACCACCCCGCCTACAAGTCTCCCATCCTTTCACCCTGCTGCTGCTGacactgatttaaaataaaacaagattcTACCGTTAATCGTGGACGAAAATCCCTGAAACCTGTAAGTTTCTGGACCATGAAAATTTACGCTCCTCTCCTACCCTGCTGATTTTCTATTGAGACCGTTTTTTTTCGCATTGACCCCTCTCATCTATTAGTTGACAGAGTAAGAGAAGGTTGGGgtgaaagaaaacaatgaaacCAGTTCTGGAGATAGAAATGTTTGCACTGATTCAGCTGTGATTCATGGAAATGTTTAATGTTCTTGTCTGTGTTCCTTTGGGGTTTATTCACTCCAGGGCTGCTGAGCTACCAGATCCTGGATCCACCCAGATTCCCCCATCCTCGCCACACCCGTGCCTCAAATTATAGTAATTGTCCCATTGTCGAGCAACATGTCATTTCTGTAACTCGCTTACTGACAGCTGCAGTCCTCTGCGTCGGATGGATTCAAAAGGCAGGTGTTTGTACAGATTACATGTACTTAttcgtttgcagatgacattcgCTACAGACTTCATAACATCACAAAGCCATAGACTCCAGAAGGAGTGCGGTAGTCTGTTAAGAGTAAATATGCGTTCCTTGAATTATATAGGATCCTTGTGAGAACATATCTGGTATGCAGTGCACACGTTTATTCTCCTCACTTGGAGAAGGGTGCAATTGgcatggagaaagtgcagtgaagatccACCAGGCAAGGTCCTGGGATAGTGGGTCTGCATGGAGGAGGAAGTGGACCAGACTTGTATTCCTAAATTTACGAGGAATGAAGGGATCTTTCACGAATCTCTTACAGGGCTGAATAAGCTGGATGCAAGGAATGTTTTCTGAGGTTGAGGAATCCAGATCCAAGAGCCACAGTCCAAAACACGGGAGAAATCATTCATGACTGAAATTATCTTTTTTTCACTCAGATGCTGATAAGACATTGAAGCTCCCTATCCTCGTTTGACTAATCTAGAGCAGAAAGAAGGTACAAGGACAATTCCGGTTCTGCATTAATGCAACAAAATGCACATAGGTCGGGTGTACCTTTGCAGTACGGGGCTCGGGAGCAAGGGAAGTAAGAATGAAAGGTGGGCACAGATGGTTCAGTGATTTTATTGGGTAACATGTTCCGTGGCTTTTCAGTTCAATCTGTCTTCTAGTTTCTGTTAGTAGGATTTCCAGTCCCAATATTTCTGCTTTAAGTCAGAAACCTGCCTTTATAGCCTCCCTTCGCCCTCTGACGacggaagttggagaaatgttGAGAGTATAAAATCTTCATTCTTTTCAACAGAGCGAAGATGCATCAGTCTTCAGAAGTTCTATTCTTCAATCCGCAAGAACTCAAAAGGCTTGAGTCATCTTATAGCTCTGGTGGGCTAGAAGCGACTGTGCCTCTGATTCAGGAGAAACTAAACAATCTGAAGAGCGCCAAACTTCACATCGCAGTGACGGGAGAATCGGGTACAGGGAAATCGAGCTTCATCAACGCTATGAGAAAGCTCGATGACACTGATGAGAGAGCGGCTAAAGTTGGGAACACAGAAACCACAATGAAACCAACCCCATATGAACATCCTGATTTTCCTGAAGTTTCCTTCTGGGACCTGCCGGGAATTGGAACGACAACATTTCCGGCGGAGGATTATCTGACGGAAGTGAACTTTCAAAAATACGACTGCTATATCCTTGTTTTAGGCGATAGATTTAATGAAAATGATGCAAATCTGGCCAAAGAGGTGAACAGGCTGGGGAAGACATTATACTTTGTGCGATCTAAAATCGACCTTGTCTTTCAAAACAAAGTTGTTGAGAAGGAAAAAGAACTGGACAAAATCAGGAATTACTACGTTGACAAATTGAGAAACGCAGGAATTTCAGAAGCCACGGTTTTCCTGATATCAATTTTTCAGAAAACAGAATTTGATTTTGATGATTTAATCGAAACTCTGGCAAACAGCTTTGACGACATAAAGAAAGATCTTTTCTTAAAGTCACTTCCAAGCATGACAATAAAGATTCTGGAGCAGAAACGAAATCAGCTGAAAAAACAGATTTGGATGTTGGCAACTCTTTCAGGAACAATCGGAGCGGTGCCAATTCCTGGATTGTCCTTTGCCTGTGACCTTGGGATACTGGTCACAGCAATAATAGATTTCCGAAGTTATCTCGGGCTGAATGATGATTCTCTTCAAAGACTGGCCAACATGACAGGGAAACGTGTGGAGGTTCTGAAAGCAGCAGTGACAACCCCTTTGATGGGTGAAATAAATGAGGATTTCGTGAAAAGAATACTGCTGGGTTCCACATATCTTGCTATTTCAGCTATTGAGATCGGTCTTGATATAATACCAGTCGTTGGCTCCATCTTCGGAGCAGCATCGTCATTCGCTATGACCTACAAGTTACTGAGAAATGCACTGGAAGATCTCACCGAGAATGCAAAGAGAGTGGTGAAGGTTGCGCTTGTCAGTGATTAATATATTACACATTAAACAATCGGTTCACCTAGTTCCTGTAAAGTATCAGCGATTGAAAAATAAGTTAAAAAGTGGAAAATGTAAAAGATGcgaaaaatctaaaataaaccgGAAAATTCTGGAGGTATGAGATCCAGTAAACCCACAGCGAGaccacagatgccgcctgcccCGCTGAGCATCTCCTGCGTTGTCTGatttttaataaagaaaattaaacgACGGATCCCACGTCCACGAGACGTTACAAATCGATTCCCAGctgatgaattatttttgaagccCAGTCGCTGTTGTAACCCTGGCAACCACGGCAAACAGCACGTGTACAAAAGAAAACTCCGAGGCGATAAGGTGAATGTCTAGTGGGACCACttctgaagaataaatattggcgaAAGTATTGAGAGCTGCTCCTCTGCCTCTCTTCACAGGGCCCACTGGATATTCCACACCCATCCCAGAAGTAAATGGCACCTCGGTTCATCCCGGCAAGCGAGAGGGCCACTTCATTTGATATCCGGGCTGGTGCGCTTTCCCCTCATTGTAACCTTGGAAGTGGGTTCCTCGAACTGCAGACATTTCGCAACAATTATGACCTTTTTGCCTCTATTTCATCACGCGAATTTTCTGCAGCCGTTGCTGATTTCTGGTTCCATCCCCAATCAGTGACGTCACTGGTTCTTCAGATGACGGAAGCGTCCATGACAGACAACACGTTACTGCCAAGAGGAGAGCTTCACCTGGGCGACGATGGAATTGGAAACATCCTACAAGGACATTACGCCCTTTGTTCTGAGTGTCTGCTGTCCTTGTGATCCTGCAGCCTCAGAATTCCCCGGTAGATGTCACTGCAGAGAATTTCTATTCTGGCACTGGTCTGGTTGCGGGGGGGAGGAGAGGCCGAGGTAGTGGGGGTTCCATGATGCTCGTAGCTGGAAAGCACAGGTCTCacatccagcactgatcccatcAGAGGATGAATTAGAAACCATAACGTCACAACCGCGAGAGGAAAAAGGTGGAGCCAGAGTTCATTCTCCTTTTCACTCCAACTGGCACTACATCAACACGTTTACTGAATAAGGtgggaaaaaaacaacagaatgaacTTTTCAACATTCTATTTCAGATCAACAATTATACCGAGAGCTTCACTATCTAATTAATCAAAGACACAACGTTTTCTTGGACTGGAACTTCTACCGCATTTCCGGGGAAAAGGTAAACCTCTACAAGAAGCTGAGGGACGAAGTCCAACAGAAACCTTGCGACCTCAAGCACaaatggtagatggagagaaCACAGGAGATGCAGTTGCTGATGTCCATGATATGTACagattcatcagaactgataagaccacaagatcacaagatcacaagataagggagcagaagcaggccattcggcccatcgagtctgctccaaggaaaagggaaaaagaaatggggtgggaaaaaaagagagaaaaaaaaaaactattctaatcccatttgccagccttatccccatcaAAGGTCTGAATCACTAAAAACCCGCTTCTCTAAGAATCAAGAACAGAGGAGAGCTTGTCAAGGACAGGTATGCAGTGATCCCGGTTGGAAGAAACAATTTAGAGTACTGCACAACTGTGGACTTGTCCTTGATGTAAGTATCCTGATCTCCATGATATAGCTCTCGGTTCCAAATTCGCCACCACCCCGTACCGACAAAAAAGGCTGAAAAGAACACCTGCCTACTGAAACCAACAAAGCGTTGGAAGCAGACCAGATCCCTGTTGAAGTTCTCAAACTTGGTGGATCACAGCCTGATTTCCCAcatttgggaagaggaggatatgccGTGGGACATCACAGGTGGTATAGTTGTGACCATCTTTAAATGGAGAGACAAATCCGACTGCAGTTATTACAAATGGATCCACCCACTGCACATTGCCATGGAAAGACATGGCCAGGGCCTGCCTCAACCCTATCTTCCAGTGGCTGAATACTACTCCCCGAATAAAAATGTAGAAAAACAATGGACATGACCTTTGATGTATGACAACTCCAAGACAAACAGTATTAACCACTCTATTGCGTGCTTTGTTGACCTCACTCAATAGTGTCAATCCATCATAATGGCGTACAAGTTCTGAATATTACCAAAGACTTCACCTCAGCCCAAATCTCAGTGTGGACTGTAATCAAACAAAGATTCAATATCACCACTACCTTTTCACAATCGTTCTCACTGCAATGCTGATCCTCTCCTACAACCATCTTCCTGCTTGTGTACAGCTAATCAACAGGACCAATGGAAATTATTCAACCGACGCTGTTCCCAGTCCAAAATTCAGGTCAACCCGACCTCAGCCATGAAGCAGCTTCATGGCAACGAACAGTCGACATTTGCCTAAACAGACGTTTGGAAGCCAAGCGCTGACATATTCGCTGAAGGCTCCGAGAGGATGGACTTGCACTACAATACAAATGTCCTCTCCAACATGCCCCAACTGTGCATACCACCCTCGGATAATAAAGGATTGTTATACATGGCGTGCTCCTCTTTTCATGGAACCAAAAGTAAACATTTACAACCAAATTCACCATCTCCTTTAGTGCGTCAGCCTAGCTTTTGGccgtctggggaaaaaaaatg
Coding sequences within:
- the LOC127573880 gene encoding interferon-inducible GTPase 5-like, with protein sequence MFSERQRTGLGGAKSRAKMHQSSEVLFFNPQELKRLESSYSSGGLEATVPLIQEKLNNLKSAKLHIAVTGESGTGKSSFINAMRKLDDTDERAAKVGNTETTMKPTPYEHPDFPEVSFWDLPGIGTTTFPAEDYLTEVNFQKYDCYILVLGDRFNENDANLAKEVNRLGKTLYFVRSKIDLVFQNKVVEKEKELDKIRNYYVDKLRNAGISEATVFLISIFQKTEFDFDDLIETLANSFDDIKKDLFLKSLPSMTIKILEQKRNQLKKQIWMLATLSGTIGAVPIPGLSFACDLGILVTAIIDFRSYLGLNDDSLQRLANMTGKRVEVLKAAVTTPLMGEINEDFVKRILLGSTYLAISAIEIGLDIIPVVGSIFGAASSFAMTYKLLRNALEDLTENAKRVVKVALVSD